The Deltaproteobacteria bacterium DNA window TGCTCCCGATATCATGGCCCCATGCCCCGGCGTTCATGGCCACGGCACCCCCCAGGGTACCCGGGATTCCGGCAAGAAATTCAAGTCCCCCCAGACCTCGTTCCGTTGCAAAGGCCAGGAGGCGTTGGATGGGAGTCCCGCCTCCCGCCTTGATTCCACGACCTTCCCCTTCTTCATCCAACTCGGAAAACCTGCCTTCCAGGAGGATCACCAACCCCTTGATCCCTCCGTCCCGGACAAGAAGATTGCTGCCCCGACCGACCACCAGGCAGGGGAGTTTCTCCTTTTGAACGAGGGAGCACAAGCGTCGGAGGGTCTCCAGGTCTTTCACGAAGCACAAGCATTCAGCCTTTCCCCCAACCCCGAGGGTCGTGTACTTCTTCATGGATTCCCCGAAGCGCACTCCTTCTCCGCAGATCTCCTTCAGTACGGTTTTCAGCCTTTGCTCCAAGTTGAACCCCGTCCTCTACTCCCGTTTCAGGAACTCCTCGCCTACCCTGTGGATGTTTCCTGCTCCCAGCGTCAGAATCACGTCGCCGGGCCTCGACACCCTGTCCAGGATCTCCAGGATATCTTCATCACTCTCCCCCAGGAGGACATCCCTGTGTCCGTGCTCCTTGATGCCATGGTAAAGCCACTCTGAATCCACTCCCTCGATGGGCGTTTCTCCGGCGGGATAGATGGGGGCCACCACCAGGATGTCCGCATCGTTAAAAACGGTCACGAATCGGTCATAGAGTGCCTGGGTCCTGGTATAGCGATGGGGCTGGAAAACCACGATCAGGCGCCTCTCCGGCCAGCAGTCCCTTGCGGTCTCAAGGGTCGCCGCGATTTCTGTCGGGTGATGACCGTAATCGTCCAGGACCAGAATTCCCTTTCGCTCCCCCTTGACGTGGAACCTGCGGGCTAATCCGCCCAGATCCCTCAATCCCCGCTTGACGGCCTCAAAGGGGACGTCAAGTTCCAGGGCCACCGCGATGGCCGCAAGGGCGTTCAAGACGTTGTGGTTTCCCGGCATTCCCACCAGGACCCGGCCCAAGGATTCGTCTCGGAGAAAGGCCTCGAAACTCACCTTCATCCCGCTCCGTTCGATTTTCCTCGCCCGAAGCTCGGCCTGGGATGTCATCCCGTACGTGAAGGAGCGTTTCCTGAGACGGGGCAGAATTCCCTGGATCTCCTTGTTGTCCAGGCAGAGGATGGCAAGGCCGTAAAAAGGGATCTTGTTGATGAACTGGACGAAGGCATCCCGGACCGCCTCCATGGTTCCATAGTGATCCAGGTGCTCGCGGTCGATATTGGTCACCACCGCAATGGTGGGAGAGAGCACCGTGAAGGACCCGTCACTCTCATCGGATTCCGCCACCAGGATATCCCCCTGACCGAGCTTGGCATTGGATCCGCCCCATATGTCGAGCCTTCCCCCGATCACCACGGTGGGGTCCAGGTTCCCGCTGTTCAGGATGGAGGCCACCATGGTGGTGGTGGTAGTCTTTCCGTGGGCTCCGGCCACGGCGATTCCGAACTTCAACCGCATGAGTTCCGCAAGCATTTCCGCCCTGGGGATAACCGGGACGGCGCGCTCTCTGGCTTCCATTACCTCCGGATTGTCCATTCTCACCGCCGAGGAATAGACCACTACGTCCGCCCCTTCTATGTGCTCCGGCCTGTGGCCGGCATAGATCCTTCCCCCGAGCGCTCCGAGCCTTCGAGTCACGGAGGATTCCTTGATATCGGAACCGCTGACCTCATATCCAAGGTTGAGGAGCAGTTCCGCGATCCCGCTCATCCCGATGCCCCCGATCCCCACGAAATGGATGTGTTTCGCCTTTCCGAATGTCTTCATGACGCTCCCGCCGCTCCCCTGTAAAAAGGCCTGATCATCCGCCAGCCCTGCATCTTCAAGTTTTCGCCGGATCCCGCCCGATCATCTCCAGGAGATGATCCGCAATCGCAACGGCCGCATCCCTTGACCCCACGGCCGCGGCCTTCTCCCCCATAGCCTTCAGGGCGGAAGGGTCTTCCATGTAACGAAGCAGGGTACGCGCCAGGGATTCACCGTTCAGGTCCCTTTCCAGGATCATCTCCGCCCCTCCAGCCCGCGTCAGCACCCGGGCGTTGGTCACCTGGTGATCGTTGGCGGCATGGGGATAGGGAATGAGGATAGAGGGCTTCCCCAAGGCCGAGAGCTCCGAAACCGTGGTCGCCCCGGCCCGGCCCACCACGATATCAGCCCGGCTGTAAGCCCGGGCCATGTCCCGGATAAATGCATGCACTTCTCCCTTCAATCCCCTCTCCTGGTAGGTCTTTGAAATCGACTCGTAGTCGAGCTCTCCAGTCTGGTGAATCACGTCCGGCTCCCTGCCCATCCGCTTTAAGATCTCCAGTGCCTCAACAAAGGCCCTATTCACGGCCCGTGCGCCCTGGCTCCCGCCGGTCACCAGGATTGTGAAGGGATGATCCTCCCCGGCGGGCCCCGCCTCCAGGAGTTCCTTTCGAACCGGGTTTCCCGTGAGAATCAACCGCCCCCCCGGGAAATGGGACCGGCTCTCCTCGAATGAAATGAACACTGCATCCACAATCCGACAAAGCAGCCGGTTCGTCAGGCCGGGGAAAGAGTTCTGCTCGTGAATGGCCGTTGGTATCCCCTTGAGCCAGGCCGCCAGGCATACGGGCCCGGAGGAATACCCCCCGACCCCCAGGACCAGATCCGGCCCGAACTGGTCCAGGATTCGCAGGGACTGTAAGAGTCCTAAAGGAAGTTTTACGAGGCTTACGATCCCTCGCCCCCATCCCATTCCCTTGAGTCCTTCGGCGGACACCGAAACCTGTGGATACCCGCTCCGTTTCAGGATCTCCGTTTCCATCCTGCGGCGACCCGTGACGAACAGGACATGGGTTTCTCCAATACGCCTCTTCAACTCCCCGGCCACTGCCAAGGCGGGGAAAAGATGACCGCCCGTCCCCCCTCCGGCGATGATGATTCGGATCTCTTCTGTTTTTCTTTCCGCCGACGTGTCCTATCTCCTTGCCGAAATGCTCAGGAGGATCCCGATGCCCAGGAGACTGACCACCAGGGATGATCCCCCATAGCTCAGGAAGGGCAGGGTCAACCCCTTCGTGGGGAGGAGCCCCATGACCACACCCATGTTTATTAGGACCTGAAACCCCAGGAAACAACTGATTCCCAAGGCCAGGTAGCTGCCGTAAAGATCCCGCGCGTTAAGGGCGATATATATCCCCCGGGCGATCACGATACCGAAAAGCACCACCACGACGCTGACGCCCACCAAACCCAGTTCCTCCGCCAGAATAGAGAAGATGAAATCCGTGTGGGGCTCCGGGAGGTAGAAGAGCTTCTGCTTGCTGTTTCCAAGTCCCAGGCCGAAGATCCCCCCCGAACCGATAGCCAGGAAGGAGTGGATGATTTGAAAACCCAACCCCTGAGGATCATCCCATGGGTTGAGAAAGGCCCACCACCGCCTCAACCGGTAGGGACTTGTCCAGATGAGCCAGGCCAACCCCGGGGCAGAGATCAGCCCGAGCAGAAGCAGGTGCCGGAACCGGACCCCTCCCACGAAAAGAAGCACAAGGAGCCATCCGGCGATGATCACGCAGGTGCCCAAGTCCGGCTGAACCAGGATGAGCCCCATGAAGGCCCCCGCCACCAGGAGATGGGGCACGAACCCGGTGGAAAACCGCGCCATGTCATCCCCTTTCTTGGACATGGAATAGGCCAGGTATAGGGCCAGGGACAACTTGGCCAGCTCCGAGGGCTGGAAAGAAAAACCCCCGATGCTTATCCAGCGCGAGGCCCCACCCACCCTCATCCCGATACCCGGCACAAAGACCAGGAGTAGAAGAAGGGCGCTGATTCCCAGGGACGGGTAAACCAGCTTCCGGTAGACTCCCAAGGGAAGATTCTTGGCCACGATCAAGAGAAAGAGGCCCAGGAGGCAAAATCCTCCTTGACGTTTCAGGAAGTAGTAGCTGTCCCCCATCCTGTGGGCGGCCAGGAAGGAGCTGGCGCTGTAAATGGCCACCAGACCCAGCCCGAGAAGCAGTAAAGTAGGGATTAGGAGCACATAATCGTACCCCCCGGGTTTTTGAGCCTTGAGTGCGGTCTTACCGCCCATGTCCGAGACTCCTCGCCTCTTTCTTGAAGACCTCACCCCTTTGGGCGTAGTCCCTGAACATGTCGAAGCTGGAACAGGCGGGGGCAAGAAGTACCACGTCTCCGGGATCAGAGATCTCGAAGGCCTTCTGTACAGCCTCCCCCATGTCTTCCACCCTGTACACCGGGACAACGTACCGCAGGGCCTTCGCCAGGAGATCCTTGGCCTCTCCCATGAGGAGGGCCGCCTTGACCCGGTTTTTGGAGGCCTCGGCGAGAGCGGTGTAGTCCCCGCCCTTGTCACGCCCCCCTGCGATGAGGATCACCGGGCGATCAAAGCCCTCCACAGCCCTTGCCGCCGCCTCCACATTGGTGGCCTTGGAATCATCGTAAAAATCCACTCCCTGAAAATTCCCTACGAATTCCATGCGATGGGGCAATCCACGGAACCGGTCGATACTTTCCTGGACGACCCTTTCCTCCACCCCCAGGACCAGGCCCGCGAGCACACAGCCCATCAGGTTCTGCCGATTATGGATTCCCGGGAGGGCGAATCCGCCGAGATCGAAATCCGCTTCCTTTCCATCGTCCATGAGGACCCTGAGCCGATCACCCTCCAGAAAGGCCTGCCTGTGGTCTCTCCTCTCCGTCCCGTATCGAAGGAATGTGGGGCCCTCTCCGGGTTGGACCCTGGCAAGTATTTCATCGTCGTCGTTGAGAATCACATAGTCCCCCGGGCCCTGGTTTTTGAAAATCTTAAGCTTGGAGGCCGCATATGCCTCGTAGTCCGGGTAGCGGTCCAGGTGGTCCGGTGAGATGTTCAGGATCAGGGAAAGGGCCGGGTGAAAACGATCCATGGCATCCAGTTGAAAGCTGCTCACCTCCACCACCGCCAAGTCCGCTGAAACCTTCCGGCCGACGAAATCCATCAGGGGTGTGCCGATGTTACCCCCGACAAAGACCTTCCTTCCGGCCCTCTCCAGCATGAATCCCAGGAAGGCCGTGGCCGTGGACTTTCCGTTCGTGCCCGTCACCCCGAGGATGGGGACGTCCACCAGCCGGGAGGCCAGGTCCATTTCCCCGGTTACGGGAATGCCCGCCTCCCTGGCCTTCCTTAAGGGGGCCATGTCTAATGGAACCCCCGGGCTGACGATGATCCAATCGGATTCCAGGAAGGTTTCCGTCCGATGCCCGCCGGCCTCCACCTTCACGCCGAGCTCCAGGGCCTCCTCCAGGAAGGCCGGATCCATTTCTTCCTCCCTCTTGATATCGCTCGCAAGAACCTGGGCCCCTTCGGACCTGAGCCACCGGCAGGCCGAGAGCCCGGACCTACCCAAACCCACGACCACCACCCGTTTGCCGGCGAAATCCATTCAGGGCCCCCCTAACGCAGCTTAAGCGTGCTGATGGAAAGGAGGGCAAGGATGATGGCGATGATCCAGAAACGAACGGTCACCTTTGACTCCGGCCATCCCTTTAATTCGAAATGGTGGTGGAGTGGGGCCATCCGGAATATCCGCTGCCCGCCTGTAAGTTTGAAGTACCCCACCTGGAAGATCACCGAGAGGGTCTCCACCACGAAAAGTCCCCCTACGAGGATCAGCACGAACTCCTGCTTGGTCATCACCGCTACGGTGCCCAGCACCGCCCCCAGGGGCAGGGAGCCCACATCCCCCATGAACAACTCCGCCGGGTAGGTGTTGTACCATAGGAAGCCCAGCCCAGCACCAACCACGGCCCCGCAGAGGACAGAGAGTTCTCCGGCCCCGGCCACATAGGGGATCTGAAGATACCCGGCGATCTTCACGTGCCCGGCCAGGTAACTGAAGATCAAGAAACTGGCGAAGGCAATATTGATGGGGCCGATCGCAAGCCCGTCCAGTCCGTCCGTGAGGTTTACGGCGTTGGAGGTCCCGACAATGATGAAAACCGCCAAGACCACATACCATCCCCCCAGGTCCGGGGTGAGATATTTGAAAAAGGGAAAGTACAATTTGGAATCAAAACCCGGATACCTCTCAAGTACAACAGCCACGAACAGGGCCGCCAGGATCTGGAGGGAAAATTTGCTCTTTGCCCTGAGACCCCTGCTGTTCTTGCGGATCACCTTGAGATAGTCGTCCATGAACCCGATCATGCCGAAGGCCAAAACCACGAACAGGCACAACAGCACATACAGGTTCGAGGTTTCGGCCCACATAAGGGTCGAGATCACTACCACCGGGAGGATCAGGCAGCCGCCCATGGTGGGGGTTCCGGCCTTCTCGAAGTGGTTCGGGGGTCCGTCGTCTCTGATCTGCTGCCCCACCTGAAGGGTCCTCAGCCTCCGGATGCCCCAGGCGCCGATGACGAACATAAACAGAAGCGAGGATAGGGTGGAGAGGATCGTCCTGAATGTGATGTATCGAAAGACATTCAGCCACGAGAAATCATCCTGGAAAAGTAGAATCAGTTTATAAAGCAACGCTCACGTCCCCTTTCACTCGCCCTGTCACGCAGCTGCACGAACCCGCTTCTTCCCTTTTCTTTTCTTCGACGGGCCGAGGGCGGAGGCCACCACCTCCAGGAAGTTGTCCAGGGGAAAGGGTTTTTGAAGGGTTCGGAACACCGGTTGAACATCCCTTCCAAGATCCTCCTGATCCAATGGTCTTCCAGACATCACAATGACCTTTTCCTTCCGTCCCTCTCTTTTCATCCGCCTCAAAAGCTCCATTCCACTCAGGCCCGGCATATCCATGTCCGTGATCAGAAGATCGAAGCGGGTCCTTTCCATCTGATCCAGAGAGTCCTTTCCGTCCTTGGCAAGGGTCACCCTGAAGCCCTCGTTCGAGAGCACCTCAAAGAGGAGGCTCCGAATCCCCGCCTCATCGTCCACAACCAATATATTTTTTAAAACGCCCATGTCAGGTCTCCTTTTCCAGCGCCGCCCGCAGGAGGTCGACAACCCTCTCGAGGGCCATACCGCGGGACCCCTTGAGGAGCACCAGGTCCCCATCCTTAACGATCGTTCTTATCCTGGAGGCCATTTCCTCACGGCTCCCGACCACCTCAGCCCTATCGGCCGCAATACCCCTTTCCAGGGCCCCTTGAACAACCTCCCGGGCGTAATCTCCAATGGCCAGCAGGTGATGAATACCGACCTCGGCCGCCACCGCCCCCGCCTCCCTGTGGGCGGCGGGGGTTTCGTCGCCTAGCTCCAGCATATCGCCGATTCCCGCAATCATTCGTCCCTCTCCTCTGCAAAGATCTTTCAGAGTCCGCAGGGCGACCTTGAGGGAAACGGGATTTGCATTGTAAGTATCGTCCACCAGGGTGATCCCTCTGGGCAAGGGCAGAAGCATGAACCGACCCTTGATCCCCCGGAAGGACTCAAGGCCCCGGACCAGGTTTTCCGGCTCCTCCCCGAGACTGAGGGCGATAGCGCAAGCGGCCAGGGCATTGGCGACATGCTGGGTGCCGGGAACCCCCAATGTCAGGGACAAGACCTTTCCTTCGTAGTGGAGCTCAAAGGCGATGCCTTCTCTTCCGAGGTTGCGGATTCCTGTGCCACGGAAATCACAGTTCCTTCCTGTTCCAAAGGTCTTTATCCTTTTTCCGAAGGGAAGGGATGCCTCCAGGAGTCTTTTATCGTCTCCGTTCAGGAGGACCAGGGACCGGGCGGAAATCTTCTCCACCATTTCCGTCTTGGCCCGAAGAACGCCCTCCTCGCCGCCCACTCCCTCGAGATGGGCCTTGGCCACGTTGGTGATGAGGCCGATATCGGGATCAGCGATTTCGGTGAGGCGCGCGATTTCTCCCGCTCGATTCATTCCCATCTCGACAACCGCCCGGCGGTGCCTCTCCTCCATGGAAAGGAGGGTGAGGGGGAGACCGATCAGGTTGTTCAGGTTTCCCTCGTTCTTCAGGGTCGGCGCCCCCAACTGCAAAATGGCCGCCGCCATTTCTTTGGTAGTGGTTTTACCCACACTCCCCGTGACGGCCGCGACCGGGATGCCGTGACCCTGCCGCCACCATCCGGCCAGGTCCCCGAGGGCCTTCAGGGTATCCGGCACCTTGATGACGGCCGGGCGGCTTCCCTCCGGGATTCGGGCCTTTAAGGGCTCTTCCAGGACCACACCGGCGGCACCTTTCTCCAGGGCGTCCGCGACAAAGTCATGGGCGTCATGGCGTTCCCCCCGCAGGACCCAGAAAAGGTATCCCCGTGGAATCTTCCTCGAGTCGGTGCTTATTCCTGAAAAGACGGTATCCGGGGAGCCAGCCACCAGGCTTCCGCCCAATGGCGTCAGGATATCCCGCGCCGTGACGTCTCCCCAACGAAATCCCACCTATGTCCCTCCGCCCGCGGCCAGGAGGACTTCCTCCCGGTCATCGAAGTGTTTCCTGACTCCACCCACGATCTGGTAATCCTCGTGCCCTTTTCCTGCGATGAGAATGAGGTCGCCTTCGCCCGCGACTTGAATCGCCTTACGGATGGCCTTTCTCCGGTCCACCTCCATGAGGTATCCCGAAAGGCTGTAGGGGCCGGTCCCCTCAATCCGTTGCTTTCCGGCCTCCTGGACCCCCTTTTCGATCTCCTCCATGATGGAGAGGGGATCCTCGCTTCGCGGGTTGTCAGAGGTGACGATCACCAGATCACTGTTCTCCCCGGCCGCCACACCCATCTCGAATCTCTTTCCGCGGTCTCGGTCCCCTCCACAACCGAAGACGGTGATGAGTCGCCCCTCGGCCAGGGGTTTCAGGGTCTTCATGGCCTTGTAAAGTGCGTCGGGGGTATGGGCGTAATCCACGACAACCAGCCGTCCCAAAGCGTTTTCCACCCGTTCCAGGCGACCCGGCACCCTCTCGAGGGACTCGATCCCACGGACCGCTGTCTCAAAGTCGACCCCCAGGGCCAGGGCGGCCCCCATCGCCGCCATGATATTGTATACATTGACCTCCCCCAGGAGGGGGGATCTCAATTCGGTCACGCCTGCAGGGGTCCTGATCTCGATTCTCAGCCCGTTCTTATCCGATGAAAGGACCCTCGATCGGATCTCCCCTTCTTCCCTGAGACCGTAGGTAAGGACCTTGGCCCTGGTTATGCCCCATAGGGTTTTCCCCCGGGGATCATCCAGGTTGATCACCGCCGTCGCTGCCGGGGCCAGGGAGCGGAAAAGGCGGCTCTTGGCCTCGAAGTAGGCATCCATTGTTCCGTGGTAGTCCAGGTGATCCCGGGTCAGGTTGGTAAAAACCCCCACTTCGAAGATGCACTCCCCGATCCTTCCTTGCTCCAATGCATGGGAGGAGACCTCTATGATCACGTCCGTGGCACCAGCATCCTTCATCCGCCGCAAAAGGCGCATGAGGTCCAGTGATTCCGGCGTGGTTACCGGGGCGGGCCAGCACTGCGCTCCGATCCGATAGTTGATCGTCCCGATGACCCCGGTCCGCCGGCCCGCCGCAGAGAGAACGGCCTCCAAAAGATAGGCCGTTGTGGTTTTTCCGTTGGTCCCTGTTATCCCGATCAGCCGGAGTTTCGCCGAAGGGTGACTGTAAAAGCGGTCGGCAAGCAGAGAAAGGGCCTTCCGGCTGTTCGGCACCCGGATCCTGGCCGCCTCCGTCTTCCCGATCACGTCAAAGGACTCACCCACCAGCGCCACCGCCCCCCTTTTCAGGGCATCGCTGAAAAACCGGTGTCCGTCCAGGACGTGTCCCTTCACGGCCACGAAGAGGTATCCCGGCCTGACTTCACGGGAGTCATAGGCCAGTCCCTGGATCTCATGGTCGGGATCTCCCTCGAATTCCAGGAAATCGATACCGTTTATCAACCGGCCCAGTTTCATAGCTCTACGTGTTTCCTCCCGAGAAGAATCCCATTGCTTAAAAGCCGGCTCCTCATCACATGGGGGGCCTGAAGGTGACCTTTACGGCACTCACAGAATCAAGGGGCCGGCCGGGTAAAGGACGCTGCGAGGCGGCCAGTCCGGTTCCTTCCAGGACCACCTTGAGTCCGAGGGACGTTGCCCGGGTCAACACCTCCCTCATGGTTAACCCTCTAAAATCCGGGAGGCATCCTTCCTCTTCCTTTTCCCTGCCGCCGCCCTCTTCCATGGATTCTGGACGCCACAGGCTATCTCTGATCTTTGCCACTTCCTTGTTCACCATCACCACCTGGTGCCTTGGATTGACGCGAAGAAGGTTCAGGGCCCAGGCCCCCACTTCCCTGAAGACGGGAGCGGCCACGGATCCCCCATAGTAGAGTCCCCTGGGTTCGTCAACAGCCACAAAGATCACCAGGCGGGGCCTCGAAGCCGGCACGAAACCCACAAAGCTGGCCATATAGTTCCGCCTCGAATACCTCTTGGTCTTTGGATCCAGCTTTCGGGAGGTTCCCGTCTTGCCGGCCACCCTGTAGCCGGAGATGCCGGCCAGGGGAGCCGTTCCTTTTTCGCTCACCACACCTTCGAGGATCCGTGCCACCTTCCTGGCGGTACCCTCTGAGAGGACCCGGCGGACGACCTTCGGGTGGAACCGCTTCACCACCCTGCCCTGCTGATCCGTGATCTCCTTTACAACGTAGGGTTTCATCAGCTTACCGCCGTTGGCGATGGCCGCCATGGCCATGGTCATCTGCAGGGAGGTGACCGACAGACCATGTCCGTAAAAGATGGTGGCCCGGTCGATCGCCCTGGTTTTCTCGTAGGGTCTGATGAACCCCCGGGCCTCGCCGAGAAGGTCTATGCCCGTTTCCCTGCCGAACCCGAACTTTTTCAGATAGTCGGTGAACTTTCTGTAACCCAGCTTCTGGCCGATCTTCACGGCCCCGATGTTGCTGGAGAGGATAACGATATCCGATACCGTCAAGAGGCCGTGGGGCTTGGTATCGTGGATCGTGCGCCCGCCCACCTGGAACTTGCCCTCCTCGCAGTAAAAGGTCGTCTGAGGGGATACCACGTGATTTTCAAGGGCCGAGGCGAGCAGAAAGGCCTTCATGGTGGACCCGGGTTCATAGGTATCCGTTACGGGTCGGTTCCGCCACCGGGCGGGACCATATCGCCTGAAGACATTCGGATTGAAGAGAGGGACCACGGCCATGGCCAGTATCTCGCCGGTTCGTGGATCAACCACGATACAGTGGCCGCTTTTGGCACGATATTTCTCCACCGTCGCCTGAAGGGCCCTTTCGGCCTTGTACTGGATATCCTTGTCGATGGTAAGCCGCAGGTTGTACATTCTCCCCTTCTCGTCCGCGGGCATACTGACGTAGAAGGGGCGGCCCAAGGCATCCCGCATCTGGATAAGGGTAGGTTGTGGCCCCTTGAGGAGATCATCATACTTCCTCTCCAATCCCTCGAGCCCCTGGTTGTCGTCCCCCACAAAGCCTATAAGCTGCCCTCCGATCTCCCTTCCAGGGTAGTACCGCCTGCTTTCTCGGGCGAACCCGATCCCCTCGAGTTCCAACGCCTTGACCATTTCCACTTTTTCAGGAGGCACTTTCCTTTGAATCCACACAAAGGCCCTCTTGCTCTTCAACAGGCCGAGAAGTTTACTCCTCGGTATGCCGATGACCTTGGAGAGGCGGGAGGCGGTCTGGAGCTTATTCTTTACTCGCTTCGGATGGGCATAGATGGAATCGACTTCGACGCTGACGGCAAGTTCGTGTCCCTCCCTGTCACATATCGTGCCCCGCTTGGGGGGAAGTCTGATCACCCCCCGGTAACCCGCCCGCGCAATGGAGGCGAGCCGGTCTTTCTGGAGGACCTGGAGCTGATACGCCCTCGCCAGAATGGTCCCCAATCCCCCGAGGAAAAAGAAGGCGACAAGCAGGATGCGGAACCTAATCCACTTTTTTTCCCTCACCTGCATGGCAAGACACGAATCTGTTCAGGCAAGGCTTCCCTGAGCCCGGATCTTTGGGTGGCCTCCTCGAGGTACTG harbors:
- a CDS encoding transpeptidase family protein, whose translation is MQVREKKWIRFRILLVAFFFLGGLGTILARAYQLQVLQKDRLASIARAGYRGVIRLPPKRGTICDREGHELAVSVEVDSIYAHPKRVKNKLQTASRLSKVIGIPRSKLLGLLKSKRAFVWIQRKVPPEKVEMVKALELEGIGFARESRRYYPGREIGGQLIGFVGDDNQGLEGLERKYDDLLKGPQPTLIQMRDALGRPFYVSMPADEKGRMYNLRLTIDKDIQYKAERALQATVEKYRAKSGHCIVVDPRTGEILAMAVVPLFNPNVFRRYGPARWRNRPVTDTYEPGSTMKAFLLASALENHVVSPQTTFYCEEGKFQVGGRTIHDTKPHGLLTVSDIVILSSNIGAVKIGQKLGYRKFTDYLKKFGFGRETGIDLLGEARGFIRPYEKTRAIDRATIFYGHGLSVTSLQMTMAMAAIANGGKLMKPYVVKEITDQQGRVVKRFHPKVVRRVLSEGTARKVARILEGVVSEKGTAPLAGISGYRVAGKTGTSRKLDPKTKRYSRRNYMASFVGFVPASRPRLVIFVAVDEPRGLYYGGSVAAPVFREVGAWALNLLRVNPRHQVVMVNKEVAKIRDSLWRPESMEEGGGREKEEEGCLPDFRGLTMREVLTRATSLGLKVVLEGTGLAASQRPLPGRPLDSVSAVKVTFRPPM